In the Agrococcus beijingensis genome, GCTCGTAGGCCTCGGCGACCTCGTGCGCGAGCCCGCGCAGCTCGCGCTCGGCAGGCTCGTGGTGCACGGGCGGCACGACGACGAGGTTGATGAGCAGGGCGACCGCCGCCCCGATGACGGTCTCGACCACTCGCTCGAAGCCGAACAGCGGTCCTGAGCCGGCTCCGAGCGCGAGCAGGATCATCGCGCTGATGGGCAGCTGGTTGGCTGCCATGGGCGCGAGCCGCAGCACCCGGGCCAGCACCACCGCGACGATCGTGACGAGCAGCACGATGAGCGGACCGCTCGGGAGCACGAGGCTCGACAGCCACGCCAGCACGACGCCGCCCAGCACCCCGACCGAGCGCTCGATGCCCTTGCCGACCGATTGGTTGACGCTCGGCGCGACCACGAGCAGCGCGGCGATGGCGGCGAAGATCGGCAGCTCGACGCCCGTCAGCAGCGTGCTCGCGAACCAGGAGAGCGCGATCGCGACGATCACCTTGAGCAGTTGGATCCATGACTCCTGCTGGCCGGTCGTGAACCGCTCGAGCCATCGCATGCCCTCACGATACGCGCGCCGTGCAGGCGATCCGCATCCGCGCGGTGTTTGATGGGTCAATGCTCGACAACGCCGCCGCAGTGCTCATGCGGCTCGTCTCCGAGAGCGGGCGCGAGCTGGTCGACTTCACCCAGAAGGACGTCGAGCCGGTGAACGAGGGCTTCATCATCGGCTACTCGTGCGGCGTGCGCACCCGCGACGACTCCATCGAGCGCGTCACCATCTATGTCAACACCTCGCCGAGCGCGCCGGTCGACGAGCACACGGTCGAGCTGCTCGACGCCGCCGGGCGCCGGCTCACCGCGTGGGCGTACCCGCAGGATCCAGCGCTGCCCTCGCTGCCGGCCGTGTCGTACCCCGAGGCTGCGGGCGTGGTGCTGTCGAAGTTCGGCATCGCCGCGGAGGGCGCGCGGCTTCGGATGGAGGCCTATCGCCCAGGCAAGCGCGCTGTGCTGCGGGTCGACACGGCCACCGAGCGCTGGTTCGCGAAGGTGGTGCATCCGTCGCTGGCCTCGACGATCCACGACCTCCACGAGCGCTTCCGCGCGGCCGGTGTGCCGGTGCCGCGCTCGATCGGCTTCTCCGATGCCGGGCTGGTGCTGCTGGGCGAGCTGCCGGGCGTGCCTGCGATCGACGTGTTCGAGCGCATCGACCGCGCGCGCTTCGCCCAGGGGCTCGAGCAGCTGACGCAGCACATCGCCCAGGTGTCGGTGACGGTGGGTGCGCGCGAGTCCCTGGCTCGCCGGGTCGAGTGGTACGCGGAGCGGATGGAGGAGACCGCGCCGGTCTTCGCCCGTCAGACGGGGCTGCTGGCGCGGGTCGTGCACGAGCGGTACGCGGCGACCGAGGTGCCACGGCCGGTGACGATCCACGGCGACCTGCACCTCGGTCAGATCTTCGTGTCGGAGGACGACCCGTCGGTGATCACCGGCATCCTCGACATCGACACCGCAGGCCTCGGCGACCCGGCCGACGACCGCGGCGCCCTGTTCGGGCACGTCGTGGTCTCGGCGGTGGAGCGCTCTGCGGGCACGCCCGCGGGGGCCTCGCTCAGCGCGTTCGCCGACGAGCTCCAGGCCGGCTGGCGCGGCGACCAGCGCGTCGCGGCCATCGCCGCGACGCACCTGATGGGCCATGCGCTGGCGAGCGCCGGTCGCGGAGACGACCGCGGCGCGGCCTCGGCGCAGCTGCTGCTGGAGCGCGCCGTGGCCGTGCTCGGCTAGGCCGTCTCGCCCAGCAGCTGCCGCACGCGGGGCACGACCTCGTTGCCGAACAGCTCGATCGAGCGCAGGTTGTCGGCGTGGCTGGTGCCGGAGTCGTACTTCAGGTCGAAGCGCTCGACGCCGAGCGTCTCGACGGCCCAGACGATCTTCTGCGCGACCGTCTCGGGGCTGCCGACGAAGTTGGCGCCGTGCTCGGCGGCGCTGGCCTCGAACTCGCGCTCGGTGGCATCGCCCCAGCCGCGCTCGCGCCCGATGCGGTTGCGGTAGACCATCCACTGCGGCATGAGGATGCGCTTCGCCTCGGCGTCGGTCTCGGCGATGAGGCCGGGGGAGTGCATGCCGACTCGGCCGCCCTCGTGCCCGAACTCCTGCATCGCGCGCCGGTAGAGGCCAGAGAACGGCGCGAACTGCGCGGGGCTGCCGCCGATGATGGCGAGCATCATGTCGAAGCCGTGGTGGGCGGTGCGCACGACCGAGTCGGGGGTGCCGCCGACGCCGACCCACACCGGCATGGTGCCGCCGTGCTCGGCGACGTGCGAGCGCGGGAACACCGGCTGCTCCTTGAGCGGTGAGCGCAGGCGACCCGACCAGGTCACGGGCGTCTCCTTGACCAGCTCTGCGAGCAGCTCGAGGCGCTCCTCGAAGAGGGCCTCGTAGTCCTCGAGCCGATAGCCGAACAGCGGGAAGGACTCCACGAACGAGCCACGGCCCACGATCATCTCGGCGCGACCGCTCGAGAGGCCGTCGAGGGTGGCGAACTGCTCGAACACCCGCACCGGGTCGTTCGACGACAGCACAGTGACGGCGGTGCCGAGGTTGATGCGCTCGGTCACCGAGGCGAGTGCGCCCAGCACGATCTCGGGCGCGCTCGCCGCGAAGTCCTCGCGGTGGTGCTCGCCGAGGCCGAAGAACGCCAGGCCCGCGCGGTCGGCGGCGATGCCCTCCGCGACGGTGTCTCGCAGCGCCTGCGCGTGCGGGACGGGCTTGCCGTCCACCTCGGGGATGGCTGCGAACGTGTGGACACCGAACTCGATGGGCATGGGCTTCCTCTCCACTGCAGGAGAACGTCCGGAGCGTCCCGGCATTCCTTCGAATGGAAACGACGAAGGGCCCGGCGGTGAACCGGGCCCTTCGCGTGCAGCGCCTTGGCGCCTAGTGGTGGCGCTTGGTCGCCTCGAGCTCCTTGGGGGAGACGGGGCTGATGCGGTCCTCGAAGAACCAGCGCGTCAGCGCAGCGCGCAGGTGCGTGGCCGGGGTGATCCTGCCCTTGGCGTTCGGGCGGACCATCACGGGCTCGTAGTCGTCGAACGCCTTGAGCTTCCACGACTCGTACTCGTCGAGCTGCTCGTGCACCTCGACGAACTCGCCGCCGGGTCGGCGCACGATGCGACCGGACTCGTAGCCGTGCAGCAGGATCTCGCGGTCCTTCTTCTGCAGGCCGAGCGCGATCCGCTTCGTCAGCAGGTAGGCGATGATCGGGCCGAGGATGAGCGTCGCCTGCAGCCACCAGGTGACCTGGAAGACGTTGAGGCGGAAGTGGGTCGCGATCAGGTCGGACGAGGCCGCGGCCCACATCACGGCGTAGAACACGATGCCCGCGGCGCCGATGGCCGTGCGCGTCGGGTTGTTGCGGGGACGCTCGGCGATGTGGTGCTCGCGCTTGTCGCCCGTGATCCACTGCTCGATGAAGGGGTAGAACATCACCAGCACGATGAAGGCGCCGAGCACCGCCATCGGCAGCAGGATGTTCCACGAGAACGTCAGGCCGAAGAGCTCGGACTCGAGGCCGGGCGCCAGTCGCAGCGCGCCGTCGGCGAAGCCGATGTACCAGTCGGGCTGGGTGCCCGCCGAGACCGGTGATGGGTCGTAAGGGCCGTAGTTCCAGATCGGGTTGATCGTGAACAGCGAGGCGATCAGCACCAGCACGCCGAAGACGATGAAGAAGAACGATCCGGCCTTCGCGGCGAACAGCGGCATGATCGGCGCGCCGACCACGTTGTCGTTGGTCTTGCCCGGGCCGGCGAACTGGGTGTGCTTGTTGACGACCATGAGCACCAGGTGCACGCCGATCATCACGATCACGATCGCCGGCAGCAGCATGATGTGCAGCACGAACAGCCTCGGCACGATGTCGTCACCGGGGAACAGCCCGCCGAAGAACAGGTACGAGATCCAGGTGCCGACGATCGGGATGCCCTTGACCATGCCGTTGATGATCGCGAGGCCGTTGCCCGACAGCAGGTCGTCGGGGAGCGAGTAGCCGGTGAAGCCCTCGGCCATCGCGAGGATGAAGAGCACGAAGCCGATCACCCAGTTGATCTCGCGAGGCTTGCGGAACGCGCCGGTGAAGAACACGCGCAGCATGTGCAGGCCGATGGCCGCCACGAACAGCAGCGCCGACCAGTGGTGCACCTGCCGCATGAGCAGGCCGCCGCGGATGTCGAACGAGATGTCGAGCGACGAGGCGTAGGCGGCCGACATCGCGATGCCCTTGAGCGGCACGTACGAGCCCTCGTAGTGGACCTCGGTCATCGACGGGTCGAAGAAGAACGTCAGGAACGTGCCCGAGAGCAGGATCGCGACGAACGAGTAGAGGATGATCTCGCCGAGCATGAACGACCAGTGG is a window encoding:
- a CDS encoding FUSC family protein codes for the protein MRWLERFTTGQQESWIQLLKVIVAIALSWFASTLLTGVELPIFAAIAALLVVAPSVNQSVGKGIERSVGVLGGVVLAWLSSLVLPSGPLIVLLVTIVAVVLARVLRLAPMAANQLPISAMILLALGAGSGPLFGFERVVETVIGAAVALLINLVVVPPVHHEPAERELRGLAHEVAEAYERAAAALRSPEPVRGDALLQDARDLRDSIKRARAAMDALEESTRLNPRTKALRERIERDERLLLALTVLVNRVIGMSRSIVDRFEPSLSSDPTVARIAGETRKIAGAVRLLVDRQAVDDGRTRSMPAVDGPLLTEPIVVPRPHPQHWVLIGALLEDVRQARESLEAEGDGA
- a CDS encoding phosphotransferase family protein; protein product: MLDNAAAVLMRLVSESGRELVDFTQKDVEPVNEGFIIGYSCGVRTRDDSIERVTIYVNTSPSAPVDEHTVELLDAAGRRLTAWAYPQDPALPSLPAVSYPEAAGVVLSKFGIAAEGARLRMEAYRPGKRAVLRVDTATERWFAKVVHPSLASTIHDLHERFRAAGVPVPRSIGFSDAGLVLLGELPGVPAIDVFERIDRARFAQGLEQLTQHIAQVSVTVGARESLARRVEWYAERMEETAPVFARQTGLLARVVHERYAATEVPRPVTIHGDLHLGQIFVSEDDPSVITGILDIDTAGLGDPADDRGALFGHVVVSAVERSAGTPAGASLSAFADELQAGWRGDQRVAAIAATHLMGHALASAGRGDDRGAASAQLLLERAVAVLG
- a CDS encoding cytochrome b, coding for MTATATRDTFTSKASNYLDERTSISTMVAALGRKVFPDHWSFMLGEIILYSFVAILLSGTFLTFFFDPSMTEVHYEGSYVPLKGIAMSAAYASSLDISFDIRGGLLMRQVHHWSALLFVAAIGLHMLRVFFTGAFRKPREINWVIGFVLFILAMAEGFTGYSLPDDLLSGNGLAIINGMVKGIPIVGTWISYLFFGGLFPGDDIVPRLFVLHIMLLPAIVIVMIGVHLVLMVVNKHTQFAGPGKTNDNVVGAPIMPLFAAKAGSFFFIVFGVLVLIASLFTINPIWNYGPYDPSPVSAGTQPDWYIGFADGALRLAPGLESELFGLTFSWNILLPMAVLGAFIVLVMFYPFIEQWITGDKREHHIAERPRNNPTRTAIGAAGIVFYAVMWAAASSDLIATHFRLNVFQVTWWLQATLILGPIIAYLLTKRIALGLQKKDREILLHGYESGRIVRRPGGEFVEVHEQLDEYESWKLKAFDDYEPVMVRPNAKGRITPATHLRAALTRWFFEDRISPVSPKELEATKRHH
- a CDS encoding LLM class flavin-dependent oxidoreductase translates to MPIEFGVHTFAAIPEVDGKPVPHAQALRDTVAEGIAADRAGLAFFGLGEHHREDFAASAPEIVLGALASVTERINLGTAVTVLSSNDPVRVFEQFATLDGLSSGRAEMIVGRGSFVESFPLFGYRLEDYEALFEERLELLAELVKETPVTWSGRLRSPLKEQPVFPRSHVAEHGGTMPVWVGVGGTPDSVVRTAHHGFDMMLAIIGGSPAQFAPFSGLYRRAMQEFGHEGGRVGMHSPGLIAETDAEAKRILMPQWMVYRNRIGRERGWGDATEREFEASAAEHGANFVGSPETVAQKIVWAVETLGVERFDLKYDSGTSHADNLRSIELFGNEVVPRVRQLLGETA